One genomic window of Trichosurus vulpecula isolate mTriVul1 chromosome X, mTriVul1.pri, whole genome shotgun sequence includes the following:
- the LOC118832474 gene encoding lysophosphatidic acid receptor 6-like, with translation MAPGLMNLFRFQGFAKQDHRKDLRRYLVFKYLQYLILPFPNVIINLLGLCASLYVTLLLRSPNISRKSTAVLIQNVAQADILVGFSMFAMIQDASQGERSSCSFHTALWQNFQTANAHVSSLLLSCVSLEAFLIAFLPAETRHIRTVRSAKMASKFIWISVSAECIVYQLEYLKDLNLISLGAPKHTLVLLSFCNGAAALMKSFIYPIGLLLRIINVFLFYKIFFSRSP, from the exons ATGGCCCCAGGACTGAT GAATCTTTTCCGCTTCCAAGGGTTTGCCAAGCAAGATCATAGGAAAGATCTCCGAAGGTACCTGGTGTTCAAGTATCTCCAGTATCTCATCTTGCCATTCCCCAATGTCATCATCAACTTGCTGGGCCTGTGTGCCAGTCTGTATGTCACACTGCTCCTGAGGTCTCCCAACATTTCCAGGAAATCCACTGCAGTATTGATTCAGAATGTGGCCCAGGCAGATATCCTGGTGGGGTTTAGTATGTTTGCCATGATCCAAGATGCCTCCCAGGGTGAAAGATCATCATGTTCTTTTCACACAGCCCTGTGGCAAAACTTCCAGACTGCAAATGCCCATGTTAGCTCCCTTTTGCTCAGCTGTGTAAGTCTGGAGGCCTTTCTGATTGCATTCCTTCCAGCTGAGACCCGCCACATAAGAACCGTCAGATCTGCGAAGATGGCTTCTAAGTTCATCTGGATTTCTGTCAGTGCTGAGTGTATTGTTTATCAGCTGGAGTACTTAAAGGACCTCAACCTCATTTCTCTGGGTGCACCCAAGCACACTTTGGTGCTGCTGAGCTTCTGCAATGGAGCAGCAGCCCTGATGAAGTCATTCATTTACCCCATTGGTTTACTCTTACGAATAATCAACGTGTTCCTTTTTTATAAGATATTCTTCAGCAGGTCACCTTGA